The Faecalibacterium sp. I3-3-33 DNA window TACCGTCCGCACTGACTGGATGTAATAGGTTTTCCCTGGCATCCGCTTTATTGCATTCATTTATACTTTACTGGATTTTACAGCAAAATGCAAGGCTACGTGCAACATTTCTGCCATTTTCCAGTATTTTCTGCAAACGTTCTCATTCCCGGTTGTATAAATGCAATTCAATCCGTACTGAAACCTATTTCTGGTGAAAGGGCAATTCTGGAAAATCCGCAGATTTTCCAGAATTGCAAATTAAAAACAATCTTTCCTCTGATGATGGCCAGAGCGCAGCGGAGGCCATTTCAAATCGTCCTACGCAGAAAGAAAAAGGACTGCTGCGCAAAACACGCAACAGTCCTTTTAAGATTCATTCTTGGGGCATCATGGCATCGAACCAGCCCATCAGCTCCGCAGCCATCTGTTCCAGCCGGGTCTCCGGCTGCCATACAGGCTGTGCAGGCTCCGGGGGCAGTGCCTGTTCCGGGGCACAGAGCAGTTCTTCCGTTTCCGGCGCAGGTTGTTCCGGTGCAGCCTCGCATTGCGGCACAGCCTCGGGGGCGGTGTCCGGCTGCGCAGGTGCTTCCGGGGCGGTCTGCTGCATGGCGGCAAGAGCAGCTTCCGCTCTGCGGCAGGCGGCTTCGGCCTTTTCTGCCCGGGCATTGGCCTGTTCCAACTGCTCCCGCGCCTGCTCACAGGCGGATTCCAGCTCTGCATTATCGTGCTTGAGGGCAAGCAGAGTACGCTCAAAGGCGAACATCCGGGTCTGGTACCGGCGCACCTCGGCGCGTGCGGCAGCCAGCTTGCGGCTCAGCTGCTCTGCCTGCGCCCGGGCGCTTTCCGCCTGTGCTGCGGCAGATGCCTGTACAGCGGCCTGCCGGGCAAATTGTCCGCGCAGGGCACCGGTCTCCCGCTCTGTCTGCACCATGATGCCCTCCCATGCACACCTTGCACGGGGCTTTCGCTGACCGCATGGGCGCAGCTGCCAGCCCCATTGTAGCCTGTAATTACTTCCGCTTGTTCAGGATGGCCAGCAGCTCATCGTAGTAACGGTTGTCGCTGCTTTCCTCTTCCACGGCCTTCTTTTCAGCCGGAGCAGCAGCAGCCGGGGCGGCAGTGGATGCCGGGGCTGCGGCTGCGCCGGTGTCGCTGCTGAACACCGCAGTCGGCACAGACTGTGCACCGCCCATGGCGTTGTTGATGCTGTTGCGCAGGTCGCTGGCGCTCTTGTTGTCGAAGCCGGTGGCCACAACGGTCACGCGCATCTCATCGGACAGATTCTCATCAAAGGCAGTACCCCAGATAATGTTTGCATCGGGATGTGCGCTCTGGGTGATGAGGCCTGCGGCGGTCTCCACGTCCTCCAGACCAATGTCCGGGCTGGAAGTGATGTTGATGATAACACCGTGCGCACCGGCGATGCTGGTCTCCAGCAGCGGGCTGGAAATTGCAGCCTTGGCGGCGTTCTCGGCCTTGCCGGCACCCTTGGCGCTGCCCACGCCCATGTGGGCGTAGCCGGCATCCTTCATGATGGAGCGCACGTCGGCGAAGTCCAGGTTGATGAAGGCGGGCACGTTGATCAGGGCAGAGATGGACTCAACGCCCTGACGCAGCACGTTGTCGGCGGCCTGGAAGGCGTTCATCAGGGTGATCTTTTCCTGACTGATCATCTTCAGGCGCTCGTTGGGGATGACGATCAGGCTGTCAACGTGCATCAGCAGGTTGGCAATGCCCTGCTCCGCCAGCCCCATCTTGCGCTTGCCCTCAAAGGAGAAGGGCTTGGTAACGATGCCAACGGTCAGAATGCCCAAGTCGTGTGCCACCTCGGCCACAACGGGTGCCGCACCGGTGCCGGTGCCGCCGCCCATACCGGCGGTGATAAAGACCATCTGGGAGCCCTTGAGGGCGTTGGCGATCTCATCCTTGCTTTCTTCAGCGGCGCGCTGGCCGATCTCCGGGTCTGCACCCGCACCGCGGCCCTTGGTCAGCTTGGAACCCAGCTGCACCTTGACCGAGGCATGGTTCTTAGCCAGTGCCTGCTGGTCAGTATTCATGGCGATGAACTCCACGCCCTGCAGGCCGTCGCTCACCATGCGGTTCACAGCGTTGCCGCCGCCACCGCCTACACCGATCACCTTGATCGTCGTAACGTTTTCGTCCAGTTCTTCATCGAGCATCAATGCCATAACTTTGTCCTCCATCGGATTTTTATGTGGAACTGCGCAAATGCCGCACAGAAATTATCATACGATATTTATATAACTGTATCGTATCATTTTTTTGCACCGATTGCAAGACAAAATTGCTTTTTCGTGGGTGTTTTTTTCACAAGCCCGCTCCGGGCGGGTATTTCCTGCATAATCTGTGCGCCCAGCCCCGCCAAAAGCCGGTCAAGGTCCGCATAGCCGCGCCGGATAAATTCTGTCCCGCCAAGGCGGCTGCTGCCCCGGGCAGCCAGCGCCGCAAGTACCAGCGCCGCCCCTCCGCGCAGGTCCGGTGCGGTCAGTTTTGCCCCGTGCAGTGCCCCGCCGGGCTGCACATATAGCGTGCGCTCTGCCACCCGGACATTCGCGCCCAGCGCCGCAAAACCCTCGGCACAGGCAAAACGATTTTCAAACACCCTGTCCTGCAGGCGGCTTTCGCCCTGTGCGCAGAGCGTCACCGCCGCCAGCAGCGGGGCGGCGTCCGTGGCAAGGCCGGGATAGGGTGCAGTGTGCACATTTCCCGCGCCGCGCAGCGCCCCGAACCGTGAAATGGCGGCAGCATCGTGCGCCCGCTCTACGGTGCAGCCCATTTGTTCCAGAATTTCCAGCAGCGGCGCATACAGCCCGGGTGCGCAGCCCGTCAGCTCCACCCTTCCGCCCGCCGCAGCCGCCGCACAGGCCAGCGTGGAGGCGATGATACGGTCTGCCACCGGCGCAAAGGTGCAGCCCGCAAGGCAGCGCTTTCCCTGCACCCGGATGGTGTCGGTGCCCGCACCCTCCACGCAGCCGCCGCAGGCGTTGAGGAAAGCGGCAAGATCCGCGATCTCCGGTTCTTTTGCAGCGCCGTGCAGCACGGTCTGCCCCTGCGCTGTGGCAGCGGCCAGCAGCAGCGTTTCGGTAGCGCCTACGCTGGGAAAAGCAAGACAAATTTCCGCGCCCCGCAGCCCCGCCGGGGCGTACAAAGTAAGCTGTCCGGGTGCTGCGGGCAGCTGCCGCACCCCCATCTGCGCCAGCCCCTGCAAATGCAGGTCGATGGGTCTTGCCCCGATGCGGCAGCCCCCGGGCAGCACGGTGCTCACCCGCCCCAGCCGCGCCAGCAGCGGCGCGCAAAACAAAATGGACGCCCGCATCCGGCCTGCGGCCTCCGGCGCAAGGTCGGTGCGCATGGGCCGCCCCTGCACCGCCAGCGATGCGCCCTGCCAGCCCACCGTGCAGCCCACGCCCCGCAGCAGGGCAAGACAGTCCTCTACATCGGTCAGGCGCGGCACATTTTGCAGCCGCACCGGCCCGCTGCACAGCAGCGCTGCTGCCAGCAGCGGCAGTACACTGTTTTTGGCCGCAGGCAGTTCCACCCTGCCCTGCAAAGGCCGCCCGCCCGTAATGATCCAATCCCCAGCCATGCCAAGACCCCCGTTCTGCAAAAGATACCCCATGGTATGCAAAACGAGGGTCTTTGGTCAAAGAAATGCACCGGAAACGGTCTTCCCGCCGTCTGCGGGATTTGTCCGGTCATTTGTCCGCTTTTTTCCGGTATTTCCGCGCCGGTCCTGCCCCATTACGGCAGGAAATGCCGGTCTTTATCAGCTTTCGCCCCGGGAGACGGAAAGCACGATGCCCATCTCGCCCAGAAGCATCATCAGGCTGGTGCCGCCGGAGGAGAAAAAGGGCAGACTGATGCCGGTGTTGGGGATGGTATTGGTGACCACCGCGATGTTCAGCACCGCCTGCAGCGCCACCTGCACCACAAAGCCCACCACCAGCAGTGCGCCGAACCGGTCCGGCGCGTGCGCCGCCAGCGTGATGCCCCGCCACAGCAGCGCGCTGAACAGCAAAATCACTGCACACGCGCCCAGAAAACCCAGTTCCTCGCAGAGGATGGAAAAGATGAAGTCGTTCTGCGGCTCGGGTACGAACAGATGCTTCTGGCGGCTGTTGCCCAGCCCCAGCCCCGCCGCCCCGCCGGAGCCGATGGCGTACAGGCTCTGGATGGTCTGGTGTCCATCGCCCAGCGGATCGGCAAAGGGGTCCAGCCACGAGTTGAGCCGGTCGGCGGCGTAGGGCACCAGCTCCGGCATCAGCACGATGGCCGTGCCAATGGCGGCAGCACCGCCCGCCCCTGCCAGCATGAACCACCGCAGCCCGGTGCCGCCCACGAACATGAGCACCGCACCGATGCTTAAAATCAGCACCGTACCGGAAAGGTGAGGCTCCAGCAGCATGAGCACCGCCACCACCCCCAGCACCAGCGCAAAGGGCACTACCCCTACCGCAAAGCTGCCCATGCGGTCGTGGTTCAGGGCGATGATGTGTGCAAATACCAGAACCACCGCAAATTTAGCGATCTCGCTGGGCTGTAATGTGCCAAGCCCCGGCAGCACCAGCCAGCGCTTGCAGCCGTTATACTCCGGCATGAACAGCACCGCCGTCAGCAGCACCAGCGAGAGCGCCAGCAGCGGCCACGCCAGCTTGTGATAAATGTGGTAGTCCATCCGGCTGGCCATCCACATGGCTACCAGCCCCATGGCGGCGTACAGCAGCTGCGGCCGCACATAGGCAAAGGCGTCCTGCCGCCGGTACAGTGCCACCGCACTGCTGGCGCTGCACAGCATCACCAGCCCAAAGGCTACCAGCGTGAGCACCAGCACCAGAAAGGGCAGGTCCATGGGCGGCAGCGGCCGCAGCAGCCCTTTGCGGGCAGCAGTTCTGTGCAATCCCGGTCACCTCCGTTTCTGTTATTGTACGCGGGTGCGGGGGCGGTTAGTCATATAAGCTGCCGCCGGGCGCATAAACTGCCCGCAAAGGGGGTGCTGCCATGCGCGGCTCAAAACCCACGGACGCCCTGCGCACTTTGCCGGAGCGAGCGTTCC harbors:
- the ftsZ gene encoding cell division protein FtsZ, with the translated sequence MALMLDEELDENVTTIKVIGVGGGGGNAVNRMVSDGLQGVEFIAMNTDQQALAKNHASVKVQLGSKLTKGRGAGADPEIGQRAAEESKDEIANALKGSQMVFITAGMGGGTGTGAAPVVAEVAHDLGILTVGIVTKPFSFEGKRKMGLAEQGIANLLMHVDSLIVIPNERLKMISQEKITLMNAFQAADNVLRQGVESISALINVPAFINLDFADVRSIMKDAGYAHMGVGSAKGAGKAENAAKAAISSPLLETSIAGAHGVIINITSSPDIGLEDVETAAGLITQSAHPDANIIWGTAFDENLSDEMRVTVVATGFDNKSASDLRNSINNAMGGAQSVPTAVFSSDTGAAAAPASTAAPAAAAPAEKKAVEEESSDNRYYDELLAILNKRK
- a CDS encoding UDP-N-acetylglucosamine 1-carboxyvinyltransferase encodes the protein MAGDWIITGGRPLQGRVELPAAKNSVLPLLAAALLCSGPVRLQNVPRLTDVEDCLALLRGVGCTVGWQGASLAVQGRPMRTDLAPEAAGRMRASILFCAPLLARLGRVSTVLPGGCRIGARPIDLHLQGLAQMGVRQLPAAPGQLTLYAPAGLRGAEICLAFPSVGATETLLLAAATAQGQTVLHGAAKEPEIADLAAFLNACGGCVEGAGTDTIRVQGKRCLAGCTFAPVADRIIASTLACAAAAAGGRVELTGCAPGLYAPLLEILEQMGCTVERAHDAAAISRFGALRGAGNVHTAPYPGLATDAAPLLAAVTLCAQGESRLQDRVFENRFACAEGFAALGANVRVAERTLYVQPGGALHGAKLTAPDLRGGAALVLAALAARGSSRLGGTEFIRRGYADLDRLLAGLGAQIMQEIPARSGLVKKTPTKKQFCLAIGAKK
- a CDS encoding FtsW/RodA/SpoVE family cell cycle protein codes for the protein MDLPFLVLVLTLVAFGLVMLCSASSAVALYRRQDAFAYVRPQLLYAAMGLVAMWMASRMDYHIYHKLAWPLLALSLVLLTAVLFMPEYNGCKRWLVLPGLGTLQPSEIAKFAVVLVFAHIIALNHDRMGSFAVGVVPFALVLGVVAVLMLLEPHLSGTVLILSIGAVLMFVGGTGLRWFMLAGAGGAAAIGTAIVLMPELVPYAADRLNSWLDPFADPLGDGHQTIQSLYAIGSGGAAGLGLGNSRQKHLFVPEPQNDFIFSILCEELGFLGACAVILLFSALLWRGITLAAHAPDRFGALLVVGFVVQVALQAVLNIAVVTNTIPNTGISLPFFSSGGTSLMMLLGEMGIVLSVSRGES